In Lathyrus oleraceus cultivar Zhongwan6 chromosome 2, CAAS_Psat_ZW6_1.0, whole genome shotgun sequence, the DNA window GTGTGTTGTATTTCAGGTATTAATCAGTTAGTGACCTCAGCAcagaaaaatggagaaaaatgaCGAAAACAGAAGAAAAAAATATACTAAATTCTGACTGTTATGACGTGCGCAATCCAGTCATGATGGTCGTCATAGCTCTACAATGGCCACATCGTAAGTTTGGGAAGAGAAAACAATGGGCGCATGTGCAAATGCCATGACGGACAAACTGTCACCTGAGTGACGCTCGTCATGGACATGATGCGCAGACCGTCACCTCAGTGACGCCCGTCATGACGTCTTCAACTAGAAAAATCGCCCATGATCAGCAATTCAGTTGTTTCCACTCCTCCACTTTCTCCACTTATGTTGCACGATTTCCAGTAGTTCCAGGGCGAGATTTAGCATATAAATAGGACTTTagtttcataattttatcatcCAAGCTTACATGTAGCTCTATAATCACTTGTAAAAGCAATAATATCTCACATTGAGGTGTTTTTGCAATTTTAATTTTTGCATTACTTTGAATTTATGTTGCTGCAAGTACAACTTCATGTAGCTGTTATTTAATCCCTTCGAGTTCAATTAGTTACTGTTTTCCATTTTCATCGTTGTATCAGATAAAAGTCTTCCTTCAGAGCAAATTAGTATATGCAATTTCCGACTTCTCTACTTAATGTTAGATTATTTTACTTGCTAAATTTTATTATGAGTACCATGAATAATTGTTATTTAAGTCATATCGACAAGATTTTGTAAATTGTGCGCATAATAAATTTGTCACGAgaatatttttttcaaaaattataCTCTTAAAGTTAAAATTTGTTACAAAAGTAAAAATATCGAAATACCGATTTCGATTCGAAAGAGTGAAAATGATATTTTACTAAAAAAAATCagatttttaatttttaaaatagtGAAAGCAGTTTCTAAATTGAATAAGAAACCACTCATTTTCAAAAGAGGTTTTAAATTTGTAATTTGTATCATGCAAAAACGGACGATTACGAGTTTAAAATTCGGTAATGGACACGTGAAAGCGGACTTCGATGGATACTTTGAGCTTAGTTTTTCTATTAAAACTAATTTTCTTGTTACAATAAAGTATTGCAATTTATAAGAGTAACAAtgataaataaaaaaatcatGTTCCTGTCTGTCGTCAttaaatttgaattaaaatgatatttTTCACTTTTACGCAAACAGACAAATCACTATCGATAATTGGTGATTGGTTTTTATGAGATGGATCAAATTTTTATACTAAAACCGATCCTTGCATTTATGGCCTATCTATGTTTTCATGGAAGTGCCAATAAGAAAAATATTTGCACTACTCATTGCGATGCCTATCATTCTTGGCTTCTTTTCTTTTTTGGACAACATCACTCTTGATCTCTCTAGTCATTGATATTTCAAAACTTGGGCTAAAGAATATCATTTTGCATGTTTAAAATGGAAGAAAAAGTTTTACAAAAGcaataaaattaaaaagaaaagtAAAATACAAATTGCAATGTTGATTTTGCTTTTATACAGCAAAATTATGTGGAAACTTGCCCCGTTGTTCAGAGCTTTCCTTGTGCATTTGATCGTTTATACGAGAAAACACATTCAAATCTGATTCGTATTCATTGAGTAGTAAATCATTGAGTCCTAAAGTATTGAAGCAAAAATTGATGCATGTTATTAATCTGTTTGTGGCATCGCCAGTCGGGTATATATATGGACTGAATTCACAGTAGCAATTGCTTGCCATGTATTCATCAGGCTTGTGGAAGAGCAGCAGGGAGGACAATTATTGTGCATTTTCAAGATTAGGTGCAGCAGTAGGCAGATGGCTTGAGGAGATATTGACAGTGCGGGATATGTGCCAATTTTAGTCTCGGTATGAATTCATTAGCTGGAGTTTGAGCAGTGGTTGAAACAGTGCGTAGGAACTTGCGGAATTGACGGAATATCTAACTATAAGAGTTTAAATCGAAGTGTATTTCAATGCTACATGAATTACAATTTATGCTCCAAAGGTATTATTTGGTCGGTTACTTGTCTTGGATATGGGAGATTCGACCGGTTGGCGTTTGTATCATCAGTGTGCTACTCGGGTGCATTAATTTTGGGGCCGGTTCTTGGCATTTCTTGTGCTTATTCATTCAGTTTGCATGGTTTCGGTGAAAGGTGACTTTGCCTGGCAGCTAGAGTGGAGTATGGTGCTGCATGGTTTCATTTAAATCTTGGATACAGGCCTCTTTTTTACTTATCAAGAACTTAGATATCAATGATGTGGAGCTTGAGTACAGCCTAATGCAGTGTAACACTTTGAGGACAGGTCCAACCAGTGTTTATTAAAATACACAGATCAAACCAGGCACGTGATAATGCAAAGTAGAGAATAAAACTGGGAATGCGATAAACAAGATATGCATGCAAAAGGGAAATCGAGGCCCATGATTCAAGGGGGAACAGGTGAGTCACAACATAGTGCAAAAGGGAAATCGAGGCCCATGGTTCAAGGGGGAACAGGTGAGTGTGATTTTGCTTTGTGATGCTACTACTTTTTGGGtgtgctgttgtttgttttgcAGATTGAGTAGGATGTAACGTATTGCAATAGAGATTTTGTTCCAAAGAATCAAAGTTGTTTTCTGTGGAAATTTCCCACAAGCTCAGTACTCCCTAACCAAATGAGCCGCATCCATTTCGAGACTTAATCGTGATATTTAATATATTTGAAATTTTAGCACTAAACTTTGTATGGATCAGCAGGATCCTAGGAATATAAAACTGTTCAAATTTATCACAAAAGTGAAACATTTGACTATTTTCTGAAGTAACTCTGATACTCTCTGCAGTAAGAGAAAAAGAAAGGTTTCATTTGATGAGTGACATATAAGAATAACAAACACTATTTGAAATGAGTATAAATGCTAAAAATACATTGTATCACTTCCTAGAATTCTAGAAAATTGAAGTGAAGACCAAAAGAAACTACCTGCACACTCAAAAGTAAAAAATGAACTACAATAGATTTGCAATTTTAAAACCATAAAAGGGTGCAAATTTCCACATTTCACAAGCCTCTTCACTCATGGTTAAAGCTGTAACTATACTGTATGCTAGTAAAACCACAATGCATTTATCTTCTGTGAGAGAGTACAGAACTAGCATAGATAAAATTAATGTTATGATTATAATTTGAGATTTAAACTTCACGACTCACATGATGTTTAATGCAGCAATTTGTGACTGAATACAGACGAATCATGTGAAACTGAGAAAGCTTACTGACGCCCTTGATGATGGCCAAGTATTCAGTGCTCCAAAAGTTAAATCTTTGCAAGATGATTATTCATACGATGAGTATCATCGGCTGATAATCGATCACCAACCATAAGTTTGTACTGTTCAAATTTTTCTTTTTCGCACTTTAATGCGGCGGTTTTAGAAGCCTGTAAATTTCCTGAACCAAAGTTACAATTTCATTAGATTTATACGTTCCTGAATCAAACTAATATGCAGAACATGATGGCGTGATGCATCATGAATTCTTGTTAATTGAAAAATAAAGAAAAGCAATGCAATCTGTATCTAAATGTTACAAAACACAGTCCATCATGTAGTATTTGTTCTTACCAGATAAATCAAGTAAATTAAACACCACTGGAAAATTTCCAATACTTCTAACCATAGTAATAGAAGCCCATACTTTTTCATGCTCCTCTCTTGAAGCTCTAATAATGCACACATTAGTGATTGGATTCACATACTTAACTGCACACAGATCCAAAAGTGAAAActatcaaacacaaaaattagAATTTAACTCGATGACATTAGAAGAAGAATTATCAGCAACAGGTTTGTTACTCACCCTGAAATGATCCTAGTGATGCCGCCAAACCACACTCCCCAAAATTCACCATGATGCTATCTTTTATAGCATTAGAGATATTAAACTGAGTAATTATAATATAATCACCCGATGCTTGTTCTCTATTAGGATTCATAAAAACCTCCATCACCATGTACCTGTTTTTGAACACCATCGCTCTTTTCCCAGAACCCAAAAACAAAGTTTCAAACTATCAGAATAAAATCAGATCTGAAAAACCGAGAATACAAACTAAACCTAACCGATGCAAAATCCAGAAAATCAAAAGCAATTACGCAAGTAAAGACGAAGATGGCAAACCTGTGAGAATCGCACAACCGAGAAGTTTAGGGTATGGAGAATCTACCGTAAATATGGTGCACCGATTCAATCTAACGGTGTAAATTCATCTCAGTTGAGATCACCATTGATTAAGGTGGAGGCAACTACTGAAATAAACCCTAACAAGAATCAATTTCGGGTTATGGTCTATTGACCCGTTGAGCCCAAGTCGGGGCCCAATAGAACATGGTGACACGTGTC includes these proteins:
- the LOC127121256 gene encoding probable ribonuclease P/MRP protein subunit POP5; the protein is MVFKNRYMVMEVFMNPNREQASGDYIIITQFNISNAIKDSIMVNFGECGLAASLGSFQVKYVNPITNVCIIRASREEHEKVWASITMVRSIGNFPVVFNLLDLSGNLQASKTAALKCEKEKFEQYKLMVGDRLSADDTHRMNNHLAKI